From a single Myxococcota bacterium genomic region:
- a CDS encoding protein-L-isoaspartate(D-aspartate) O-methyltransferase, with amino-acid sequence MAERLANAGVDDTRVLAAFASVPRHELIPGALSGQAYRDTALPIGEGQTISQPSVVGVMTQALELSGEESVLEIGTGSAYQAAILSQLCQRVISVERKSKLAAQARQSLDRLGIHNVLVFWGDGTKGRPAEGPFDAIVVTAGGPEVPKPLLTQLAIGGRLVGPFGARDEQRLQRIRRVGEDAYTREWLGRVRFVDLVGDHGWHA; translated from the coding sequence ATGGCCGAGCGCCTGGCGAATGCCGGCGTCGACGATACCCGTGTGCTCGCCGCGTTCGCGAGCGTTCCCCGCCACGAGTTGATCCCCGGCGCACTCTCGGGCCAGGCCTATCGCGATACCGCGCTGCCGATCGGCGAAGGCCAGACGATCTCCCAGCCCTCGGTGGTCGGCGTGATGACCCAGGCTCTCGAACTCAGCGGCGAGGAAAGCGTGCTCGAGATCGGCACCGGCTCGGCCTATCAGGCGGCGATCCTGTCGCAGCTATGCCAGCGCGTGATCTCGGTCGAGCGGAAGTCGAAGCTGGCGGCCCAGGCGCGCCAATCGCTCGACCGACTCGGCATTCACAACGTGCTCGTGTTCTGGGGCGACGGAACGAAAGGGCGCCCGGCCGAGGGCCCCTTCGACGCCATCGTGGTGACCGCCGGCGGTCCGGAAGTGCCGAAGCCGCTGCTCACCCAGCTGGCGATCGGCGGACGCCTGGTCGGGCCTTTCGGCGCGCGCGACGAGCAGCGCCTGCAGCGCATCCGCCGCGTCGGTGAAGACGCCTATACGCGCGAGTGGCTCGGACGCGTGCGCTTCGTCGACCTGGTGGGCGATCACGGGTGGCACGCGTGA